From one Deinococcus aetherius genomic stretch:
- a CDS encoding LysE family translocator, giving the protein MAPGPDFAMVVARSVTGGWRVGLATTFGFSAGVFAHTLFAAFGLNALLLTSALAFDIVKWVGAAYLIFLGVKALLERTPHVTLPGSAASNVTQRSAFWQAALTDLLNPKVALFFLAFLPQFIHPERGPVVAQFLVLGVLFLLVGLVWDAFLAVLAGRVGVWAARHPWLVVVQNRVSGVVMLALGIRLALSRRDAV; this is encoded by the coding sequence ATGGCCCCCGGCCCTGACTTCGCGATGGTCGTCGCCCGCTCGGTCACCGGCGGGTGGCGGGTCGGCCTCGCCACCACCTTCGGCTTCAGCGCCGGTGTGTTCGCCCATACCCTCTTCGCCGCCTTCGGCCTCAACGCGCTGCTGCTCACTTCGGCCCTCGCCTTCGACATCGTCAAGTGGGTCGGGGCCGCGTACCTGATCTTCCTGGGGGTCAAGGCGCTGCTCGAACGGACACCGCACGTCACCCTGCCCGGCTCGGCGGCGTCCAACGTCACACAGCGCAGCGCCTTCTGGCAAGCCGCCCTCACGGACCTGCTGAACCCGAAGGTCGCGCTGTTCTTCCTGGCGTTCCTGCCGCAGTTCATCCACCCCGAGCGCGGACCCGTTGTCGCGCAGTTCCTCGTGCTTGGCGTGCTGTTCCTGCTCGTCGGGCTGGTGTGGGACGCTTTCCTGGCGGTCCTTGCGGGAAGGGTCGGGGTGTGGGCAGCGCGGCACCCCTGGTTGGTGGTGGTCCAGAACAGGGTCAGCGGCGTGGTGATGCTCGCCCTCGGGATACGCCTCGCCCTGTCCCGCAGAGACGCCGTGTAG
- a CDS encoding sensor histidine kinase: protein MLHDAQDSTLFPRLAEEDVLALAAVGAEVILAAGETLFTEDALPEDFFVVLAGRLTVSKRVDGQDTVLAEHRRGEFTGDVSLVTGQRVTATATAAQDSRVCRIAGEDFSATMARFPRVAEAVFRAVASRAQDLGAQVQQSARLAALNTLAAGLAHELDNPASAARRGTVQLQVAVPQLAHLGLELGTLDLGDEARRRVIETLAQERAAPVLSPLDRADREDALTTWLEGRGVPDALDLAPTLLELNFSEDALAAWSEGMNAGQLGVALRLLGATHEARTLADEAQQALTRISAVVDAMKAYTFMDRAPQQDLDVRASLDSTLAVLGSRLPPGITVVREYGAGVPPVPARGAELTQVWTNLIDNALDALGERGTLRLQVVREGDAVLVEVGDDGPGIPEALQERVFDAFFTTKDVGGGAGLGLDVARRVVRAHGGELRVTSRPGDTRFTVRLPLGADGRTEGARWT, encoded by the coding sequence ATGTTGCACGACGCGCAGGACTCCACCCTCTTTCCACGCCTCGCCGAGGAGGACGTCCTCGCCCTGGCCGCCGTCGGCGCAGAGGTCATTCTGGCGGCGGGAGAGACCCTGTTTACCGAGGACGCCCTGCCCGAGGACTTCTTCGTGGTCCTGGCCGGGCGGCTCACGGTCAGTAAACGGGTCGACGGGCAGGACACCGTGCTGGCCGAGCACCGTCGGGGCGAGTTCACCGGGGACGTCTCGCTCGTCACGGGACAGCGTGTCACGGCGACAGCGACGGCGGCCCAGGACAGCCGGGTGTGCCGCATCGCCGGAGAGGACTTCAGCGCGACGATGGCCCGCTTCCCCCGGGTGGCGGAGGCGGTGTTCCGCGCGGTGGCGTCACGCGCCCAGGATCTCGGGGCGCAGGTGCAGCAGAGTGCCCGCCTCGCTGCCCTGAACACCCTCGCGGCCGGTCTGGCCCACGAACTCGACAACCCGGCCTCGGCCGCGCGCAGGGGCACGGTGCAGTTGCAGGTGGCCGTGCCTCAGCTCGCCCACCTGGGCCTGGAACTGGGCACGCTGGACCTGGGGGACGAGGCGCGCAGACGGGTCATCGAGACGCTGGCCCAGGAACGGGCCGCCCCCGTCCTGTCCCCGCTGGACCGCGCGGACCGGGAGGACGCGCTCACCACCTGGCTGGAGGGCCGCGGGGTGCCGGACGCCCTGGACCTCGCCCCCACGCTGCTCGAGCTGAACTTCAGTGAGGACGCGCTGGCCGCCTGGAGTGAGGGCATGAACGCGGGGCAGCTTGGGGTCGCCCTGCGCCTGCTGGGGGCCACCCACGAGGCCCGGACCCTGGCAGACGAGGCGCAACAGGCGCTCACGCGCATCTCGGCCGTGGTGGACGCGATGAAGGCCTACACCTTCATGGACCGCGCTCCCCAGCAGGACCTGGACGTGCGGGCGAGCCTGGACAGCACGCTGGCGGTCCTGGGTTCGCGTCTGCCCCCGGGCATCACGGTGGTGCGTGAGTACGGCGCGGGCGTGCCCCCCGTCCCCGCGCGCGGCGCCGAGCTGACCCAGGTGTGGACGAACCTGATCGACAACGCCCTCGACGCCCTGGGGGAACGCGGCACCCTGCGTCTCCAGGTGGTGCGGGAGGGGGACGCCGTGCTCGTCGAGGTCGGGGACGACGGCCCGGGCATCCCGGAGGCCCTCCAGGAGCGGGTGTTCGACGCCTTTTTCACCACCAAGGACGTGGGCGGCGGCGCGGGTCTGGGCCTCGACGTGGCCCGGCGGGTGGTGCGGGCGCACGGCGGTGAATTGCGCGTGACCTCACGGCCGGGCGACACGCGCTTTACGGTCCGGCTGCCTCTCGGCGCGGACGGACGCACGGAAGGAGCGCGATGGACGTGA
- a CDS encoding sugar phosphate isomerase/epimerase family protein has protein sequence MSPGEPPGGPSRREVLRWGALGVAAAALGLPVQAGATPGRAGGRMDGENLFLWAGTMRTASIDERIRGMRAAGMREMSIFPLDFRRAREAGLKDADLRAKLSGNGVRISTLDPFSQWLPGWERPATLSDEDFAFYNFGEDEFFRMAEALGATSMTVIEPYGRDVPAELGAEAFARVCDRAATLGMRVHLEFIPFTGIPDLARGWDIVRLADRPNGGLVMDVWHYFLGRPDEALLRTVPGEKIFVVQLSDAARGARGTIEDLYKRLSPGEGVFDLVGVLRTLNAIGGLTSVGPEIFSEQYNRLAPEEAGRRAAATTLAVLDRALGPRGSAAGGV, from the coding sequence GTGAGCCCGGGAGAGCCGCCGGGGGGACCCTCACGCCGTGAGGTGCTGCGCTGGGGCGCGCTGGGCGTGGCCGCCGCCGCGCTTGGCCTGCCGGTTCAGGCGGGCGCGACACCGGGCCGCGCGGGAGGGCGTATGGACGGAGAGAACCTGTTTTTGTGGGCGGGCACGATGCGCACGGCCAGCATCGACGAGCGGATTCGCGGCATGCGCGCGGCGGGCATGCGGGAGATGTCGATCTTCCCGCTGGACTTTCGGCGTGCCCGGGAGGCGGGGCTCAAGGACGCCGACCTGCGCGCGAAGCTCAGCGGGAACGGGGTGCGCATCAGCACCCTCGACCCCTTCTCGCAGTGGCTGCCCGGTTGGGAGCGGCCCGCCACGCTCTCCGACGAGGACTTCGCGTTCTACAACTTCGGCGAGGACGAGTTCTTCCGCATGGCCGAGGCACTCGGGGCGACCTCCATGACCGTGATCGAGCCCTACGGGCGCGACGTGCCCGCCGAACTGGGAGCGGAAGCCTTCGCCCGGGTGTGTGACCGCGCCGCCACCCTCGGCATGCGCGTGCACCTCGAGTTCATCCCCTTCACCGGCATTCCCGACCTCGCGCGCGGCTGGGACATCGTTCGCCTGGCCGACCGGCCGAACGGGGGCCTGGTGATGGACGTGTGGCACTACTTCCTGGGGCGGCCCGACGAGGCGCTCCTGCGCACGGTGCCCGGCGAGAAGATCTTCGTGGTGCAGCTCAGCGACGCGGCGCGCGGCGCACGCGGCACCATCGAGGACCTGTACAAGCGTCTCTCGCCCGGTGAGGGCGTGTTCGACCTCGTGGGCGTGCTGCGCACCTTGAATGCTATCGGCGGGCTCACCTCTGTGGGTCCGGAGATTTTCTCCGAGCAGTACAACCGGTTGGCTCCAGAAGAAGCCGGGCGGCGGGCGGCCGCAACGACTCTTGCGGTGCTCGACCGCGCCCTGGGGCCGAGAGGCTCCGCGGCGGGGGGAGTCTGA
- a CDS encoding nuclear transport factor 2-like protein, producing MTQDEQARQYTHDLLQAINDKDTPRFLNFFTETGAVEDDGRTFRGRDDIRRWSDDELIGAGGQVTVTAERVTSRGVEVDLDYTSSDYSGPTRFVLTWKGTELTSLKVEDVGQG from the coding sequence ATGACCCAGGACGAGCAGGCACGGCAATACACCCATGACCTCCTTCAGGCGATCAACGACAAGGACACGCCGCGCTTTCTGAACTTCTTCACCGAGACTGGCGCGGTCGAGGACGACGGGCGCACCTTTCGCGGGCGGGACGACATCCGGCGCTGGAGCGACGACGAACTGATCGGCGCGGGAGGTCAGGTGACCGTGACGGCCGAGCGCGTCACTTCGCGCGGCGTGGAGGTGGATCTCGACTACACCTCGAGCGACTACAGCGGCCCCACCCGCTTCGTCCTGACCTGGAAGGGCACGGAGCTGACCTCCCTGAAGGTCGAGGACGTGGGTCAGGGGTAG
- a CDS encoding sensor histidine kinase, with protein sequence MSAAGLVAALRRVSVLADLPEEDLAWLATQGQEARYTQGEVVNRQGEPADMMLIFLEGAAEARREEDGLLGTRYVARAGEPSEVSGKLPYSRLTSFPSTSRAVEPTWLLRVPERVFPELLSRLPVLGQRLVAVMSDRIRDASQGDSVRERLLALGRLSAGLAHELNNPAAAGRRAAAGLRSALHDLRSAGEELHALCLDPAARGVLTALERRVAGDPRPHPTLSSLERGDREDELAGWLDGRSVPGAWDLAPVLVEAGVEPGDLDALAGRVPEIALTASVRHLGATLAVDALTREVEDSAGRISDLVGAIKEHTHQDRAPRAPTDVRRGLDSTLTLLGHKLRRGVRVEREDDPDLPLIEANAGELNQVWTNLIDNAVDAMNGRGRLLVRAVRSGGSLLVEIVDDGPGIPEGVRAHIFEPFFTTKPVGVGSGLGLDISRRIVRGHGGDLNVTSRPGETRFQVRLPLG encoded by the coding sequence GTGAGCGCCGCCGGGCTCGTCGCCGCCCTGCGGCGGGTGAGCGTCCTCGCCGACCTGCCGGAAGAGGACCTCGCCTGGCTCGCCACCCAGGGTCAGGAGGCGCGGTACACCCAGGGCGAGGTGGTCAACCGGCAGGGCGAGCCCGCCGACATGATGCTGATCTTCCTGGAGGGCGCGGCCGAGGCCCGGCGCGAGGAGGACGGGCTGCTGGGCACCCGGTACGTCGCCCGCGCGGGGGAGCCGAGCGAGGTCAGCGGCAAGCTGCCGTACTCGCGCCTGACCAGCTTTCCCTCCACCTCGCGCGCGGTGGAGCCGACGTGGCTCCTGCGCGTGCCGGAACGGGTCTTCCCCGAACTGCTCTCCCGCCTCCCGGTGCTGGGCCAGCGGCTGGTCGCCGTGATGTCCGACCGCATCCGTGACGCTTCCCAGGGGGACTCGGTGCGTGAACGGCTGCTCGCGCTGGGCCGCCTCTCCGCCGGGCTGGCCCACGAACTCAACAACCCCGCCGCAGCGGGAAGGCGGGCCGCCGCGGGCCTGCGCTCGGCGCTGCACGACCTGCGAAGCGCCGGGGAGGAACTGCACGCCCTGTGTCTGGACCCGGCGGCGCGGGGGGTCCTCACGGCTCTGGAGCGCAGGGTCGCGGGCGATCCCCGGCCGCACCCCACGCTCTCCTCCCTGGAACGGGGGGACCGCGAGGACGAATTGGCCGGGTGGCTGGACGGGCGCAGCGTGCCGGGCGCCTGGGACCTCGCTCCCGTGCTGGTCGAGGCCGGGGTGGAGCCCGGGGACCTGGACGCGCTGGCCGGCCGGGTGCCAGAGATTGCTCTGACGGCCTCGGTGCGGCACCTGGGCGCCACCCTGGCCGTGGACGCCCTGACGCGCGAGGTGGAGGACAGCGCCGGGCGCATCTCCGACCTCGTGGGGGCGATCAAGGAACACACCCACCAGGACCGGGCTCCCCGCGCGCCCACCGACGTGCGCCGGGGCCTGGACAGTACCCTCACCCTGCTCGGGCACAAGTTGCGCCGGGGCGTGCGGGTCGAGCGCGAGGACGACCCGGACCTGCCCCTGATCGAGGCGAACGCGGGCGAACTCAACCAGGTGTGGACCAACCTGATCGACAACGCGGTCGACGCCATGAACGGGCGGGGCCGCCTGCTCGTGCGGGCCGTGCGTTCGGGGGGGAGCCTCCTCGTCGAGATCGTGGACGACGGTCCCGGCATTCCCGAGGGCGTCCGCGCCCACATCTTCGAGCCCTTCTTCACCACCAAACCCGTCGGGGTCGGCAGTGGTCTGGGCCTCGACATCTCCCGCCGGATCGTGCGGGGACACGGCGGCGACCTGAACGTGACCTCCCGGCCCGGCGAGACCCGCTTTCAAGTCCGCCTGCCCCTGGGTTGA
- a CDS encoding GNAT family N-acetyltransferase: MTMDVSAAQVHDNPGKFRFELRVGGETGVAMYQRRGNVVVFTHTLVPETLEGQGVASKLIGTALDTVRAASQQVVPLCPFVAAYIRRHPEYRALVVPDYLYLVDGEN, translated from the coding sequence ATGACCATGGACGTGAGTGCCGCGCAGGTTCACGACAACCCGGGCAAGTTCCGCTTCGAACTTCGGGTCGGGGGTGAGACCGGCGTCGCCATGTACCAGCGGCGCGGGAACGTCGTCGTCTTTACCCACACCCTCGTGCCCGAAACCCTTGAGGGGCAGGGCGTGGCGAGCAAGCTGATCGGCACGGCCCTCGACACGGTCCGCGCCGCGTCACAGCAGGTGGTGCCGCTGTGCCCGTTCGTCGCGGCCTACATCCGGCGCCACCCGGAGTACCGCGCGCTGGTGGTTCCGGATTATCTATATCTGGTGGACGGGGAGAACTGA
- a CDS encoding nuclear transport factor 2 family protein, with protein sequence MSNRDVEEGGTRATLQAWADAYSTRSAKALAALYTVNGVYEDVPSGFSATGPDVEGFAQGFLGMVESFEFILEGLFADGTRGALAWTFRGRNNSFVGDEGAKGKAIAARVFTAFSFEGGRIARSSDYYDTASLMRQVGALPQDG encoded by the coding sequence ATGAGCAACCGAGACGTTGAGGAGGGCGGCACACGCGCCACCCTCCAGGCCTGGGCGGACGCCTACAGCACGCGCAGTGCCAAGGCCCTCGCTGCCCTGTACACGGTGAACGGCGTGTACGAGGACGTCCCGTCGGGCTTCAGCGCGACTGGGCCCGACGTCGAGGGTTTCGCGCAGGGCTTCCTCGGAATGGTGGAGAGCTTCGAGTTCATCCTGGAGGGCCTGTTCGCGGACGGCACGCGCGGCGCCCTGGCCTGGACCTTCCGCGGGCGCAACAACAGCTTCGTCGGCGACGAGGGCGCGAAGGGCAAGGCCATCGCGGCGCGGGTCTTCACCGCCTTCTCCTTCGAGGGCGGCCGGATCGCGCGCAGCTCGGACTACTACGACACGGCCTCCCTGATGCGTCAGGTGGGCGCGTTGCCACAGGACGGCTGA
- a CDS encoding aldo/keto reductase, whose product MTNTSHTAPPAAAAGTLTLGGDLTVRRLGYGTMQLTGPASYGPPRDHAQALRVLRRAPELGIDFIDTADAYGPGIAEDLVAEALFPYPPGLVIATKGGITRPSQGQFVPDGRPAYLRSALEASLRRLRLERVDLYQLHRVDPRVPLAESVGALAELRAEGLIRHIGLSQVGVRQLEEARRAAPIVSVQNRYNLIDRDGEDVLAYCGREGIAFIPWFPLATGELARPGGLLGTVAARHHASPPQVALAWLLARSPVMLPIPGTSSAEHLEQNVAGAALTLKDDELRALTGA is encoded by the coding sequence ATGACGAACACTTCCCACACCGCTCCCCCCGCGGCCGCCGCCGGCACCCTCACCCTGGGCGGCGATCTGACGGTCAGGCGCCTCGGGTACGGCACGATGCAGCTCACCGGCCCGGCCTCGTACGGCCCGCCCCGCGACCACGCGCAGGCCCTGAGGGTGCTGCGCCGCGCGCCCGAACTCGGGATCGACTTCATCGACACCGCCGACGCCTACGGTCCCGGAATCGCCGAGGACCTCGTGGCCGAGGCGCTCTTTCCCTACCCGCCGGGGCTGGTGATCGCCACCAAGGGCGGCATCACCCGGCCGTCGCAGGGTCAGTTCGTGCCCGACGGGCGCCCCGCGTACCTCCGGAGCGCGCTGGAGGCGAGCCTGCGCCGGTTGCGTCTCGAACGCGTCGACCTCTACCAGCTTCACCGGGTGGACCCGCGTGTTCCGCTCGCCGAGAGTGTGGGCGCCCTCGCCGAGTTGCGTGCCGAGGGCCTAATCCGGCACATCGGGCTGTCGCAGGTGGGCGTGCGACAACTCGAGGAGGCCCGGCGCGCCGCGCCCATCGTGTCGGTCCAGAACCGCTACAACCTGATCGACCGTGACGGTGAGGACGTGCTGGCGTACTGCGGGCGCGAGGGAATCGCCTTTATCCCCTGGTTTCCACTGGCGACCGGCGAGCTGGCCCGGCCCGGCGGCCTGCTGGGCACCGTGGCCGCTCGCCACCACGCCTCGCCTCCCCAGGTCGCGCTCGCGTGGCTGCTGGCCCGCTCCCCGGTGATGCTGCCGATTCCGGGCACGTCGAGCGCCGAGCACCTCGAACAGAACGTGGCGGGCGCCGCGCTCACCCTGAAGGACGACGAGTTGCGGGCGCTGACGGGAGCCTGA
- a CDS encoding winged helix-turn-helix transcriptional regulator gives MSERFDLSPFNPGFHAAAELIGRRWNCAILWALCHGLNRFSELHAAVPGLSPRLLSVRLKELEAAGVLRRVVMPGTPVSISYHLTPRGEALREVFVALDAWALTWLHDDSPPPRSTVS, from the coding sequence GTGAGCGAGCGTTTCGACCTCAGCCCCTTCAACCCCGGGTTCCATGCCGCCGCCGAGCTGATCGGTCGGCGCTGGAATTGCGCCATCCTCTGGGCTCTGTGCCACGGTCTGAACCGCTTCAGTGAACTGCACGCCGCCGTTCCCGGGTTGAGCCCCCGCCTGCTCAGTGTCCGCCTGAAGGAACTCGAAGCGGCAGGCGTTCTTCGGCGCGTCGTCATGCCCGGCACTCCGGTGTCCATCTCGTACCACCTCACGCCCAGGGGTGAGGCGCTCAGGGAGGTCTTTGTGGCCCTCGATGCCTGGGCCCTCACCTGGTTGCACGACGACTCCCCTCCCCCTCGTTCTACGGTCTCCTGA
- a CDS encoding FAD-dependent oxidoreductase: protein MATKPVILTADDDPQVLRAVERDLRAHYGREYRILRAASGPEAMGALRELAERGTPVALIVSDHRMPEMDGVEFLGQTVTLFPDTKRVLLTAYADTDAAIRAINVAGVDRYLLKPWDPPEERLYPVLDDLLAEWQASYRPAFEGVRVLGSRWSPRAYELREFLARNHVPYLWLDIEARERDAEVSRLASTLGDPPHLPLVVLPDGTRLDSPTPAELSGHVGLQTRADRDFYDLVIVGGGPAGLASAVYGASEGLRTLIVEREAPGGQAGLSSRIENYLGFSSGISGSRLAQEAVTQAKRFGVEIVTGAATALRVEGPYRVLELADGSSVSSHAVIIATGVQWRQLDVPGLERLQGAGVYYGAGTTEALAVKDETVYIVGGANSAGQAAMNFARFAREVVMLVRGPSLTASMSQYLIEQIEQTPGIRVELNSGVVGVHGEERLEAIDVFCSSSGETQTLPATSLFIFIGAQPGTEWLSGVLERDGRGFILSGPELMKGGKRPPGWPLDRDPGLLETSVPGVFVVGDVRLGSVKRVASGVGEGSVAISFVHQYLANV, encoded by the coding sequence ATGGCGACCAAGCCCGTGATTCTGACGGCCGACGACGATCCCCAGGTGTTGCGGGCGGTGGAGCGGGACCTGCGCGCACACTACGGCCGGGAGTACCGCATCCTGCGGGCCGCCTCCGGGCCCGAGGCGATGGGCGCCCTGCGCGAACTCGCGGAGCGCGGCACCCCGGTCGCCCTGATCGTGTCCGACCACCGCATGCCCGAGATGGACGGGGTGGAGTTCCTGGGCCAGACGGTGACCCTCTTTCCCGATACCAAGCGGGTGCTGCTCACCGCCTACGCCGATACCGACGCGGCGATCCGGGCGATCAACGTGGCGGGCGTGGACCGCTACCTGCTCAAGCCCTGGGACCCGCCCGAAGAGCGGCTCTACCCGGTTCTCGACGACCTGCTCGCCGAGTGGCAGGCCTCTTACCGCCCGGCCTTCGAGGGCGTGCGCGTGCTGGGGAGCCGCTGGTCGCCGCGCGCCTACGAGTTGCGCGAGTTCCTGGCGCGCAACCATGTCCCGTACCTGTGGCTGGACATCGAGGCCCGGGAACGCGACGCCGAGGTGAGTCGGCTGGCGTCCACGCTGGGTGACCCGCCCCACCTGCCGCTCGTCGTGCTGCCCGACGGCACCCGGCTGGACTCGCCGACCCCCGCCGAGCTGAGTGGGCACGTGGGCCTCCAGACCCGGGCCGACCGGGACTTCTACGACCTCGTGATCGTCGGCGGCGGTCCGGCGGGCCTGGCGTCGGCGGTGTACGGGGCCTCGGAGGGCCTGCGGACATTGATCGTCGAGCGCGAGGCGCCGGGCGGGCAGGCGGGGCTGAGTTCGCGGATCGAGAACTACCTCGGCTTCTCGTCGGGCATCTCGGGCAGCCGCCTGGCCCAGGAGGCGGTCACGCAGGCCAAGCGCTTCGGGGTGGAGATCGTGACCGGGGCGGCGACCGCCCTGCGGGTGGAGGGGCCCTACCGGGTGCTGGAGCTCGCGGACGGCTCCTCGGTGAGCAGCCACGCCGTGATCATCGCCACCGGGGTGCAGTGGCGGCAACTCGACGTGCCGGGCCTGGAGCGCCTCCAGGGAGCGGGCGTCTACTACGGGGCGGGCACGACTGAGGCGCTGGCCGTGAAGGACGAGACCGTGTACATCGTCGGCGGGGCCAACTCGGCGGGGCAGGCAGCGATGAACTTCGCGCGCTTCGCCCGGGAAGTCGTCATGCTGGTGCGGGGGCCGAGTCTCACCGCCTCCATGTCGCAGTACCTGATCGAACAGATCGAGCAGACGCCGGGCATCCGGGTCGAGCTTAACTCTGGCGTCGTGGGCGTGCATGGCGAGGAGCGACTGGAGGCCATCGACGTGTTCTGCTCCTCGAGCGGTGAGACCCAGACCCTCCCCGCCACCTCGCTGTTCATCTTCATCGGGGCCCAGCCGGGCACCGAATGGCTCTCGGGCGTTCTGGAGCGCGACGGGCGGGGCTTCATCCTCTCGGGACCGGAGCTGATGAAGGGAGGCAAACGGCCACCGGGCTGGCCCCTGGACCGCGACCCGGGGCTGCTGGAGACCAGCGTGCCCGGCGTCTTCGTGGTGGGCGACGTGCGGCTGGGCTCGGTGAAGCGGGTGGCCTCCGGGGTGGGCGAGGGCTCGGTGGCGATCTCCTTCGTCCACCAGTACCTCGCCAACGTGTGA
- a CDS encoding RidA family protein, whose amino-acid sequence MQKTFDNPTSVAPPVSNSSHAVRVNVGDGALIFVSGQGPQDARRQVVGGADLAAQTRQTFGNVRAILEAQRATLGDVVKMTVDLTDMTRRAEMARVRGEFFPHDPPAATAVRVAALALPELLIQVDVIAAAGRRA is encoded by the coding sequence ATGCAAAAAACCTTTGACAACCCCACCAGCGTGGCGCCGCCGGTCAGCAACTCTTCGCACGCCGTGCGCGTGAATGTCGGCGACGGAGCATTGATCTTCGTCTCCGGGCAAGGACCGCAAGATGCGCGGAGGCAGGTGGTGGGTGGGGCCGACCTCGCCGCGCAGACCCGGCAGACCTTCGGGAACGTCCGCGCCATCCTCGAAGCGCAGAGGGCGACGCTCGGCGACGTGGTGAAGATGACGGTGGATCTCACCGACATGACCAGGCGCGCCGAGATGGCCCGGGTGCGCGGCGAGTTCTTTCCGCACGACCCACCCGCCGCCACCGCCGTGCGGGTGGCCGCGCTCGCCTTACCGGAACTGCTCATTCAGGTGGACGTGATCGCCGCGGCAGGGAGGCGAGCATGA